One Oscillospiraceae bacterium DNA segment encodes these proteins:
- a CDS encoding YbaB/EbfC family nucleoid-associated protein translates to MKVRVPKDFGGGSQQQMLKKFSKMQEDMAAKTEELEAKIYDIAVGGGAVSLKISGKKEITELNISPEIVDPDDIETLSDLLCAAFNEAITVVEKDSAEEMEKITGQVQLPNIPGLSF, encoded by the coding sequence ATGAAAGTAAGAGTACCAAAGGATTTCGGTGGCGGCAGCCAACAGCAAATGTTGAAAAAGTTTTCTAAAATGCAAGAGGATATGGCGGCAAAAACCGAAGAGTTAGAAGCAAAAATTTATGATATAGCTGTAGGCGGCGGCGCTGTAAGCCTGAAAATAAGTGGTAAAAAAGAAATAACAGAGTTAAATATTTCTCCTGAAATAGTTGACCCTGATGATATCGAAACCTTGTCTGATTTGCTTTGTGCGGCATTCAATGAGGCAATTACAGTAGTTGAAAAGGATTCAGCAGAAGAAATGGAGAAAATCACCGGTCAGGTTCAATTGCCCAATATACCGGGACTTAGCTTCTGA
- a CDS encoding long-chain fatty acid--CoA ligase, which yields MQENLPWLKNYADVKYHLEYPECTISQAVLKNADKFPNKAALSFFSKNISYEELKRKIFTVAAAFKRIGISENDKVLLCMPNMPQNVYCLYALNLIGAVACLIHPLSAEGEIDFYINKTQCKCAVVLDDFEYKFKDKKVDIIITTSIEDELLLYKAIAYKFSKKSKKKEKNIKFKDFIKNVRFNEKDIVNRKKEDIAAVLFSGGTTGKTKGILLSNLNFNALAIQTQEMCRYPVQSKSMLAVIPMFHGFGLGVCVHTMLLNGGKSILVPRFNVKSFAQLLKKEKPDYIAGVPSLYKAVIDSKYMKNIDLSCLLGVFSGGDSLSENLKEKIDSFLINHGSRVKVREGYGTTECFSASCLTPYHMEKKGSIGLPYPDTYYKICKPQTTQDLGLEKEGEICISGPTVMKEYLNNKEETENALKKHDDGRVWFHTGDLGVIDNDGFIYFKQRIKRIIVSRGYNIYPSQLEFVLNSHEKVSESCVVGVYDPYKIQKVKAYVVLKNDSENKEKIIESLKEHCVKNIAKYALPYKIEIIKELPKTLLGKTDYRKLEKEE from the coding sequence GTGCAGGAAAATTTACCTTGGTTGAAAAACTATGCAGATGTAAAATATCATCTTGAATATCCCGAATGCACTATTTCCCAAGCTGTTTTAAAAAATGCAGATAAATTTCCAAATAAAGCTGCATTAAGCTTTTTTTCAAAGAACATAAGCTATGAAGAGCTAAAAAGAAAAATTTTTACAGTTGCAGCGGCATTTAAACGTATAGGTATTTCAGAAAATGATAAGGTTTTGCTCTGTATGCCTAATATGCCTCAAAACGTTTATTGCCTTTATGCTTTAAATCTTATAGGTGCTGTTGCTTGCCTTATTCATCCTCTCAGCGCCGAGGGTGAAATTGATTTTTATATAAACAAGACACAGTGCAAATGCGCAGTGGTTTTAGATGATTTTGAATATAAATTCAAAGACAAAAAGGTAGATATAATTATAACTACAAGTATTGAAGATGAGCTTTTATTATATAAAGCGATTGCTTATAAATTTTCTAAAAAATCAAAAAAGAAAGAAAAAAATATTAAATTTAAAGACTTTATTAAGAATGTAAGGTTTAATGAAAAGGATATTGTAAACAGAAAAAAAGAGGATATAGCAGCCGTATTATTTTCCGGCGGAACAACCGGAAAAACAAAAGGGATACTGCTAAGTAATCTCAATTTTAATGCCCTTGCCATTCAAACTCAGGAAATGTGTCGTTATCCTGTACAAAGCAAAAGTATGCTTGCGGTTATACCAATGTTTCACGGCTTTGGATTGGGAGTATGTGTGCATACAATGCTTTTAAACGGCGGAAAAAGTATTCTTGTGCCCCGTTTCAATGTCAAAAGCTTTGCTCAGCTACTCAAAAAAGAAAAGCCAGATTATATAGCAGGTGTTCCAAGTCTTTATAAAGCGGTAATAGATAGTAAATATATGAAAAATATTGATTTAAGCTGTCTTTTGGGTGTTTTTTCGGGTGGTGACAGTCTTTCGGAAAATTTAAAAGAAAAGATAGACAGCTTTTTAATAAATCACGGTTCAAGAGTTAAAGTGAGAGAGGGCTACGGAACAACCGAGTGCTTCAGCGCAAGCTGTCTTACCCCTTATCATATGGAGAAAAAGGGAAGTATAGGTCTCCCTTATCCCGACACTTATTATAAAATTTGCAAGCCCCAAACAACGCAGGACTTGGGATTGGAAAAAGAAGGGGAAATTTGCATAAGCGGTCCGACAGTTATGAAGGAATACCTGAATAATAAAGAAGAAACCGAAAACGCTCTTAAAAAGCACGATGACGGACGTGTATGGTTTCATACGGGAGATTTAGGTGTAATTGATAACGACGGATTTATATATTTTAAACAGCGTATAAAAAGGATTATAGTAAGCCGTGGATATAATATATATCCATCACAGCTTGAATTTGTTTTAAATTCTCACGAAAAAGTATCAGAAAGCTGTGTTGTAGGAGTTTATGACCCTTATAAAATTCAAAAGGTTAAGGCGTATGTAGTTTTAAAAAATGACAGCGAAAATAAAGAGAAAATAATAGAAAGCTTAAAAGAGCATTGTGTAAAAAATATTGCAAAATATGCGTTGCCTTATAAAATAGAAATAATAAAAGAGCTTCCTAAAACACTTTTAGGAAAAACAGATTACAGAAAGCTTGAAAAGGAGGAATAG
- a CDS encoding threonine synthase, with amino-acid sequence MFTSTRNKNIKIHASTAIKQGISNEGGLFVPTEFKNVSKEKIAELCKEDYKGRAAYILGLVLDDFTPEEVKNCVDNAYTKEKFGDSPAPLKKIDNSAFALELWHGPTCAFKDMALQILPHLTTCSLKKTGEDKTVLILVATSGDTGKAALEGFADVEGTKILVFYPTDGVSNIQKLQMTTQDGKNVAVCGIYGNFDDAQNGVKAIFTDNEVKKSLADKGYIFSSANSINWGRLAPQIVYYFSAYCDLCNAGEIELGEKINITVPTGNFGNILAAYYAMKMGLPVNKFICASNKNNILTDFIESGVYDKNRSFFTTASPSMDILISSNLERLLFDLCDCDDVKLSSFMNSLKNEGKYTIDKDMLDKLQSLFVGGYCDDIGTKECIKKTFDDFSYVIDTHTAVAVKVYNEYREKTGDNTKTVIASTASPFKFNEAVIEALTGENVNGQNEFELLDKLSAIGNIEAPKALSQLKTKAVRFKDTCKKEDMLSAVNTMLK; translated from the coding sequence ATGTTTACAAGCACAAGAAATAAAAATATAAAAATACACGCTTCAACAGCAATTAAGCAAGGTATTTCAAACGAAGGCGGACTTTTTGTTCCTACCGAATTTAAAAATGTTTCAAAAGAAAAAATAGCCGAGCTTTGCAAAGAGGATTATAAGGGCAGAGCTGCCTATATTCTCGGTCTCGTTCTCGACGATTTTACTCCCGAAGAAGTAAAGAACTGTGTTGACAATGCTTATACAAAAGAAAAGTTCGGTGACTCCCCTGCTCCTCTAAAAAAGATTGACAATTCAGCCTTTGCTCTTGAATTATGGCACGGACCTACCTGTGCTTTCAAGGATATGGCATTACAGATTTTGCCTCATCTTACAACCTGTTCATTAAAGAAAACAGGAGAAGACAAAACTGTTCTTATTCTTGTTGCCACATCAGGCGACACAGGTAAAGCTGCTCTTGAAGGCTTTGCAGATGTTGAAGGCACTAAAATACTTGTATTCTATCCCACTGACGGAGTTTCCAACATTCAGAAACTGCAAATGACCACTCAGGACGGAAAAAATGTTGCAGTTTGCGGAATTTACGGTAATTTTGACGATGCTCAGAACGGCGTAAAAGCTATATTTACTGATAACGAGGTTAAAAAATCCTTAGCTGATAAAGGTTATATTTTCTCAAGTGCTAACTCTATAAACTGGGGACGCCTTGCCCCTCAAATAGTTTATTATTTCAGTGCTTATTGCGACCTTTGCAACGCAGGAGAAATAGAGCTTGGTGAGAAAATAAATATTACTGTTCCCACAGGTAACTTTGGAAATATTCTTGCCGCTTATTATGCTATGAAAATGGGACTTCCTGTTAACAAATTTATATGCGCTTCAAATAAAAACAACATTCTTACCGACTTTATTGAAAGCGGCGTATATGACAAAAACAGAAGCTTTTTTACAACTGCTTCTCCCTCAATGGATATTCTTATTTCAAGTAATCTTGAAAGACTTTTATTTGACCTTTGCGATTGTGATGATGTAAAGCTTTCATCCTTTATGAATTCTCTTAAAAACGAAGGAAAATACACTATTGACAAAGATATGCTTGACAAGCTTCAGTCTTTATTTGTTGGTGGCTATTGCGATGATATCGGTACTAAAGAGTGTATTAAGAAAACCTTTGATGATTTCTCTTATGTTATAGATACTCATACTGCAGTTGCGGTAAAGGTTTACAATGAATACAGAGAAAAAACCGGTGATAATACAAAAACTGTTATTGCCTCTACTGCTTCTCCCTTTAAATTCAACGAAGCTGTTATTGAAGCTCTTACAGGAGAAAATGTCAACGGTCAAAATGAATTTGAGCTTTTAGATAAGCTTTCTGCTATTGGAAATATTGAAGCTCCCAAAGCATTATCTCAGCTTAAAACCAAAGCTGTACGCTTTAAAGATACCTGTAAAAAAGAAGATATGCTATCAGCTGTCAATACTATGCTTAAATAG
- the recR gene encoding recombination protein RecR: MQQFVTPLSRLVEQFEKLPGIGKKSAQRLAFYVLSMPKEQSEQFAQAILDAKEKIKHCSQCCDLTDEDTCAICKSDRRDRSVICVVEDPKDVAAFEKTREYKGLYHVLHGVISPMDGIEPEMLKIKELLTRLGDNSVKEVIMATNPTIEGETTAMYISRLIKPLNIKVTRLAYGIPVGGELEYADEMTLMRAIEGRREI, from the coding sequence ATGCAACAGTTTGTAACACCGCTTTCACGTCTCGTAGAGCAATTTGAAAAATTGCCTGGCATAGGCAAAAAAAGTGCGCAACGTCTTGCGTTTTATGTCTTGTCAATGCCAAAAGAACAGTCCGAACAGTTTGCACAGGCTATATTGGACGCCAAAGAAAAAATTAAACATTGCAGTCAATGCTGTGACCTTACCGATGAGGATACCTGTGCTATTTGTAAAAGTGACAGGCGTGATAGGTCGGTAATTTGTGTTGTTGAAGACCCTAAAGATGTAGCAGCATTTGAGAAAACAAGGGAATATAAAGGCCTTTATCACGTTTTGCACGGTGTAATTTCACCTATGGACGGAATAGAGCCTGAAATGCTAAAAATAAAAGAGCTGTTGACCCGTTTGGGAGATAATAGCGTCAAAGAAGTTATTATGGCAACGAACCCGACAATTGAGGGAGAAACAACGGCTATGTACATATCAAGGCTTATTAAACCCTTAAATATTAAAGTTACAAGACTTGCTTACGGAATACCTGTAGGCGGAGAGCTTGAGTATGCGGATGAGATGACACTTATGCGTGCCATCGAAGGCAGAAGAGAAATATAA
- a CDS encoding DUF1624 domain-containing protein, with product MKENFKRVKLLDTIRGVCIILMIIYHSCFCIINFGFFEEVDWLYKAFEFFNTDYYTVIWLITLCCFFMIAGITSKFSRNNFKRSLIIICTALIISIVTIMLSEDLAIYFGVLHCMGFCMLIYAIIEKFFFKLSEKINFVLMFSLFFICYFLIEVYFIRIIKIIPITPVKLFDVEIPLYILGFYSTTFYSADYYPIIPWIFMFFAGVAFGQILREGNAPKFMYEAQIKPLSFIGRHPLIIYASHLPVIILILFILNMIL from the coding sequence ATGAAAGAAAATTTCAAACGAGTAAAGCTGCTTGATACAATAAGAGGAGTGTGTATAATTTTGATGATTATATATCACTCCTGTTTTTGTATAATAAATTTCGGCTTTTTTGAAGAGGTAGACTGGCTGTATAAAGCGTTTGAATTTTTTAATACAGATTATTATACTGTGATTTGGCTTATTACCTTATGCTGTTTTTTTATGATAGCGGGAATAACATCTAAGTTCAGCCGTAATAATTTCAAAAGAAGCCTCATAATAATTTGTACAGCGCTGATTATAAGTATTGTAACAATAATGCTGTCAGAGGATTTAGCAATATATTTCGGTGTATTGCATTGTATGGGCTTTTGTATGCTTATATATGCCATTATTGAAAAATTCTTTTTTAAGCTTTCGGAGAAAATAAATTTTGTTTTGATGTTTTCATTGTTTTTTATTTGCTATTTTTTAATTGAAGTTTATTTTATAAGAATAATAAAAATTATTCCGATAACTCCTGTTAAGCTGTTTGATGTTGAGATTCCTTTATACATTTTAGGATTTTACAGTACAACTTTTTATTCTGCGGATTATTATCCAATTATTCCTTGGATATTTATGTTTTTTGCAGGAGTTGCCTTTGGTCAAATTTTAAGAGAAGGTAATGCTCCGAAATTTATGTATGAAGCTCAAATAAAGCCTCTTTCTTTTATTGGAAGACATCCTTTGATAATTTACGCTTCTCATTTGCCTGTAATCATTTTAATTCTTTTTATACTAAATATGATTTTGTAA
- a CDS encoding ATP-dependent RecD-like DNA helicase, translating into MEEILTKISGSVELVRYRNEETGYTVLEVKYNDELVCVVGKLPFVNEGENIIATGKWVTHKAYGPQFQCEMYEKSMPADVAAILKYLSSGAVKGIGMITAQRIVDMFGEKSLEVIEKEPEKLVQIKGISPKKAEEISACIKEQYGVRSLLLFFQSYGISLNLVLKIYKRWGELAIDKLKNNPYLLCEEIQGVGFAKSDEIASRMGMSSECPERLRAGIKYVLSHNTTNGHTYLPRKKLAMVASEMLEVDCELIDSLIEELVKSSDLIQEFFDKDRPCIFMRYYYEAEEYVALRLCQMCSMESDTIDSSNKIKKIEKKNGIEYAQMQKEAIVNAINNKVMILTGGPGTGKTTTLKGIIDIFEDENYKVLLCAPTGRAAKRMEELCGREAKTIHRLLEMGYSSEGGMKFQRNEHNLLDADAIIVDEISMVDIILFQALLRAMPLKAKLIMVGDADQLPPVGAGNALRDMLNSGIVPSVCLNEIFRQASQSLIVVNSHKIINGEMPDLSQKNSDFFFMKRMFSEQVCETIVDLMNTRLKKAYGFSPINDIQVLCPGRKFATGTIILNNLLRDSLNPPSKDKIERNVRDVIFREGDKVMQTRNNYDALWEKDNGECGMGIFNGDIGILESIDLVSSCVKIRFDDRIVYYHFDELDQIEHAFAITVHKSQGSEFPVVIIPIFDGAPKLFYRNLLYTAVTRAKQIVIIVGDEKKVSSMVNNNMNSVRYTGLCSLIRRIKTETDKYLKH; encoded by the coding sequence ATGGAAGAGATTTTAACTAAGATTTCCGGAAGCGTCGAGCTTGTACGTTATCGTAACGAAGAGACAGGATATACTGTGCTTGAAGTTAAATATAACGATGAGCTTGTTTGCGTTGTAGGAAAGCTACCCTTTGTAAATGAGGGAGAAAATATAATAGCTACAGGTAAATGGGTTACGCATAAAGCGTATGGACCTCAGTTTCAGTGCGAAATGTACGAAAAGAGTATGCCTGCCGACGTTGCTGCAATTTTAAAATATTTAAGCTCAGGTGCGGTAAAGGGTATAGGAATGATAACGGCTCAGCGCATAGTGGATATGTTTGGCGAAAAGTCGTTAGAGGTAATTGAAAAAGAGCCTGAAAAGCTTGTGCAAATCAAAGGAATAAGCCCCAAAAAAGCCGAGGAGATAAGTGCGTGTATAAAGGAACAGTATGGGGTAAGAAGCCTTCTTTTGTTTTTTCAAAGCTATGGTATTTCTCTCAATCTTGTATTGAAGATTTATAAGCGTTGGGGAGAATTAGCAATAGATAAATTGAAAAATAACCCTTATTTACTGTGTGAAGAAATCCAGGGTGTCGGTTTTGCCAAAAGTGACGAGATAGCTTCAAGAATGGGTATGTCTTCAGAATGTCCTGAAAGATTGAGGGCGGGAATAAAATATGTTCTTTCTCATAATACTACTAACGGACATACATATCTTCCGAGAAAAAAGTTAGCAATGGTAGCTTCGGAAATGCTTGAGGTCGACTGTGAGCTAATTGACAGCTTGATAGAAGAGCTTGTTAAAAGCTCAGATTTAATACAGGAGTTTTTTGACAAAGATAGGCCCTGTATATTTATGAGATATTATTATGAAGCAGAGGAATATGTTGCATTAAGGCTGTGTCAGATGTGCAGTATGGAGTCTGATACTATTGATTCATCTAATAAAATAAAAAAAATCGAGAAAAAGAATGGCATAGAATATGCTCAAATGCAAAAGGAAGCCATTGTTAATGCAATAAATAATAAGGTTATGATTTTGACAGGTGGTCCAGGAACAGGAAAAACCACAACCTTAAAAGGAATAATAGATATATTTGAAGATGAAAATTATAAAGTTCTTTTATGCGCACCCACAGGAAGAGCGGCAAAGCGTATGGAAGAGCTATGCGGTAGAGAAGCCAAAACAATCCACAGGCTTTTGGAGATGGGCTATTCTTCAGAAGGCGGTATGAAATTTCAAAGAAATGAGCATAATCTTCTTGATGCAGATGCTATAATAGTCGATGAGATTTCTATGGTAGACATCATTCTTTTTCAAGCCTTGTTAAGAGCTATGCCTTTAAAGGCAAAGCTTATTATGGTGGGAGATGCAGACCAGCTTCCGCCTGTTGGTGCAGGAAACGCTTTGAGAGATATGCTTAATTCAGGAATAGTGCCGTCTGTTTGTCTTAATGAAATTTTCAGACAGGCATCTCAAAGTCTTATAGTTGTAAACTCTCATAAAATAATAAACGGAGAAATGCCGGATTTATCACAAAAAAACAGTGACTTTTTCTTTATGAAAAGAATGTTTTCGGAGCAAGTATGCGAAACAATAGTAGATTTGATGAATACAAGATTAAAAAAAGCATACGGTTTTTCTCCAATAAACGATATACAGGTTTTGTGTCCCGGACGTAAGTTTGCCACAGGAACAATTATATTGAATAATCTTTTAAGAGATAGCTTAAATCCGCCGTCTAAGGATAAAATAGAAAGAAATGTGCGTGATGTTATTTTCCGAGAAGGCGATAAGGTTATGCAGACTCGCAATAATTATGATGCTTTATGGGAAAAAGATAACGGCGAGTGCGGAATGGGAATTTTTAACGGAGATATAGGGATATTAGAAAGTATAGATTTAGTATCCTCCTGTGTAAAGATTCGTTTTGATGACAGAATAGTTTATTATCATTTTGACGAGCTTGACCAGATTGAGCACGCCTTTGCAATAACAGTACACAAAAGTCAGGGAAGTGAATTTCCTGTTGTTATTATTCCTATTTTTGACGGCGCTCCTAAATTGTTTTACAGAAATCTTTTGTATACAGCTGTTACAAGAGCAAAGCAAATTGTAATAATTGTAGGTGATGAGAAAAAAGTAAGCAGTATGGTAAATAACAATATGAATTCAGTCAGATACACAGGACTTTGCTCACTTATACGCAGAATAAAAACAGAAACAGATAAATATTTAAAGCATTAA
- a CDS encoding amidase — translation MKEYNRENSVRYAQRWAFERNPLFYSFENEGGDCTNFVSQCVFAGSCTMNYTKTFGWYYNSVYDRAPAWTGVAFFYNFITSNKSVGPFGKEVQVQEVELGDVIQLYNERQGYYHTLIVTGFRENDFLVSANSYDAYNRALNTYFYDKARYIHIEGIRAQKEKNESCFTNLINGKSLY, via the coding sequence ATTAAAGAATATAACAGAGAAAATTCAGTAAGATATGCTCAAAGATGGGCATTTGAAAGAAATCCGCTTTTTTACAGCTTTGAAAATGAAGGCGGAGATTGTACAAACTTTGTTTCTCAATGCGTTTTTGCAGGTAGCTGTACAATGAATTATACAAAGACTTTCGGCTGGTATTATAATTCTGTATATGACAGGGCACCTGCTTGGACGGGAGTTGCTTTCTTTTATAATTTTATTACCTCGAATAAAAGTGTAGGTCCATTTGGAAAAGAGGTACAGGTGCAGGAAGTGGAATTGGGAGATGTAATACAGCTTTATAATGAAAGACAAGGGTATTATCATACTCTTATTGTAACAGGCTTCAGGGAAAATGATTTTTTAGTAAGTGCTAATTCATATGATGCATACAACAGAGCTTTAAACACATATTTTTATGATAAGGCAAGATATATTCATATTGAAGGAATAAGGGCTCAAAAAGAAAAAAATGAAAGCTGTTTTACTAATTTAATAAACGGAAAAAGTCTTTATTAA
- the dnaX gene encoding DNA polymerase III subunit gamma/tau, translated as MYQALYRKFRPTAFSDVVGQEHVVTTLKNQIKTDKVGHAYLFTGTRGTGKTSCAKILARAVNCLNHINGDPCNECEMCKGILDGTVLDVVEMDAASNNGVDDIRIIRDETAYTPAKAKKKVYIIDEVHMLSSGAFNALLKTLEEPPEHIIFILATTEVHKLPATILSRCQRFDFKRISVGEIKMHLANVCNAEKIEYEDDALLLIARLGDGAMRDALSILDRCVGSENKITVDAVLNCTGSAGASYVRTLAKAISERNSGKCLEIIDELYSSSKDMSRLCEEVISLFRDMLIVKTTETPEKILAYTKKEAEELREISSLYSPENILYCIDTLESCLLKMTRSASKRTEAEICFIKLCDASLSDSTEAVLQRIAALEAKLKSGAFFMQSTQEKAVVDKKEEAPQKNEEIPTKPQEDISVKEAPADFWADVVENYKNSGDSMFHSFLKRATAGISGDILNVYIDVEAFGSFFTDNVKEEMASIIKNITGKSYTVKIVDNANKKQSKKKASKEDEFLKLLNENPDIELEN; from the coding sequence ATGTATCAAGCACTATACAGAAAATTCAGACCGACTGCTTTTTCTGATGTTGTAGGTCAGGAGCATGTGGTAACAACATTAAAAAATCAAATAAAAACTGATAAAGTAGGGCATGCATATCTTTTTACGGGAACTAGAGGAACAGGTAAAACCTCTTGCGCTAAAATCTTAGCAAGAGCCGTGAACTGTCTTAATCATATAAACGGCGACCCTTGTAATGAGTGTGAAATGTGCAAAGGTATTTTGGACGGTACTGTGCTCGATGTTGTGGAAATGGATGCAGCATCAAACAACGGTGTTGACGATATAAGAATTATTCGCGATGAAACTGCCTATACCCCTGCAAAAGCAAAAAAGAAGGTTTATATAATAGATGAGGTTCATATGCTTTCATCGGGTGCTTTTAACGCTTTGTTAAAAACATTGGAAGAACCTCCGGAGCATATTATTTTTATTTTAGCAACAACTGAGGTTCATAAGCTTCCGGCAACAATTTTATCCCGTTGTCAGCGTTTTGATTTTAAAAGAATTTCTGTCGGCGAGATAAAGATGCATCTTGCAAATGTATGTAATGCTGAAAAAATTGAATATGAGGACGATGCACTTTTGCTTATTGCAAGGCTTGGAGACGGTGCTATGAGAGATGCATTGTCTATACTTGACCGCTGTGTAGGAAGTGAGAATAAGATTACTGTTGATGCAGTGTTAAACTGCACAGGCTCAGCGGGAGCAAGCTATGTCAGAACCCTTGCAAAAGCGATATCTGAGCGTAACAGCGGTAAATGTCTTGAAATAATTGATGAGCTTTATAGCTCTTCTAAAGATATGAGCAGACTTTGTGAGGAAGTGATTTCTCTTTTCAGAGATATGCTCATAGTAAAAACAACAGAAACCCCTGAAAAAATACTTGCATATACAAAAAAAGAAGCTGAGGAGCTAAGAGAAATATCGTCTCTTTACAGCCCTGAAAATATTCTTTATTGTATAGATACTCTTGAAAGCTGTCTTTTGAAAATGACACGTAGCGCAAGTAAAAGAACAGAGGCGGAAATTTGCTTTATAAAGCTTTGTGATGCCAGTCTTTCGGACAGTACAGAGGCAGTACTGCAAAGAATAGCAGCCCTTGAGGCAAAGCTTAAATCGGGAGCTTTCTTTATGCAGTCAACACAGGAAAAGGCAGTTGTTGATAAAAAAGAGGAAGCACCTCAGAAAAATGAAGAGATACCAACAAAACCTCAAGAGGATATATCCGTTAAAGAAGCCCCCGCAGATTTTTGGGCAGATGTTGTGGAAAATTATAAAAACAGTGGAGATTCAATGTTCCATTCTTTTTTGAAAAGAGCGACAGCTGGTATTAGTGGCGATATACTTAACGTATATATAGATGTTGAGGCATTCGGAAGCTTTTTTACAGATAATGTAAAAGAGGAAATGGCATCTATAATCAAAAATATAACGGGGAAAAGCTATACTGTTAAAATAGTGGATAATGCAAATAAAAAACAGAGTAAGAAAAAAGCTTCAAAAGAAGACGAATTTCTTAAGCTTTTAAATGAAAATCCCGATATTGAATTAGAAAATTAA
- a CDS encoding ribonuclease III, whose product MNKNDLQNYSPLSLAYLGDAVIELLVRNYLLENNLCTPNSLHKKALIFVSATAQSHAFALIEPHLTDEEKNVYRHGRNAKNSAIAKHANATDYRRATGMEALFGYLHLLEDFERIQYLFKIAYFPNDV is encoded by the coding sequence TTGAACAAAAACGATCTCCAAAATTATAGTCCTCTTTCCTTGGCTTATTTAGGTGATGCTGTTATAGAGCTATTAGTACGAAATTATTTGCTTGAGAATAATCTTTGTACTCCTAACTCTTTACATAAAAAAGCCTTGATTTTTGTAAGCGCAACTGCTCAAAGTCACGCTTTTGCCCTCATAGAGCCTCATTTAACCGATGAAGAGAAAAATGTTTACCGTCACGGAAGAAACGCCAAAAACTCTGCAATAGCAAAGCACGCTAACGCTACAGATTACAGACGTGCAACAGGTATGGAAGCTCTTTTTGGATATCTTCATCTTTTGGAAGATTTTGAAAGAATACAGTATCTTTTTAAAATTGCATATTTCCCCAATGATGTATAA
- a CDS encoding purine-nucleoside phosphorylase gives MALETTYNHYCQSAEYIKSFIDFVPDVAIILGSGLDSFIEKIENPIVIPYKDIPNFPKPTLYYQKGELVLGKAFGKNIVAMNGRFHCYEGYTMREVAFPIGVFKLLGVKALIVTNAAGGISEDYSIGDLVCVRDHIKLVSDSSLRGENISELGERFFDMQSVYDENLAKLAHEIAKKYNITLKDGIYAYMSGPNYETPAEIRVLKLMGATVVGMSTVPEIISAAHCGLPVLCISFVTNKASGIGKSRLDEKEVVINAKNNSENIEIIAREIIKKI, from the coding sequence ATAGCATTGGAAACAACATATAACCATTATTGCCAAAGTGCAGAATATATAAAAAGCTTTATTGATTTTGTTCCTGACGTAGCTATAATTTTGGGAAGCGGTCTTGACAGCTTTATTGAAAAAATAGAAAATCCTATTGTTATTCCCTATAAAGATATTCCTAATTTTCCTAAGCCTACTTTATATTATCAAAAAGGTGAGCTTGTTTTAGGTAAGGCCTTTGGTAAAAATATTGTGGCTATGAACGGCCGCTTTCATTGTTACGAGGGATATACTATGCGTGAGGTTGCATTTCCCATAGGAGTATTTAAGCTTTTAGGTGTAAAGGCTTTGATTGTAACAAATGCGGCAGGCGGAATTTCAGAGGACTATAGTATAGGAGATTTGGTTTGTGTAAGAGACCATATAAAGCTTGTATCTGACAGCTCTTTGAGAGGCGAGAATATTTCAGAATTAGGTGAGCGCTTTTTTGATATGCAGTCTGTATACGATGAAAACTTGGCAAAGCTTGCTCACGAAATAGCTAAAAAGTATAATATAACCCTTAAAGACGGAATATATGCTTATATGTCGGGTCCAAATTATGAAACTCCTGCAGAAATCAGAGTTTTGAAGCTTATGGGAGCAACAGTTGTAGGAATGTCTACGGTGCCTGAAATTATATCAGCAGCTCATTGTGGTCTCCCTGTGCTTTGTATATCTTTTGTTACAAATAAGGCTTCCGGAATAGGAAAAAGCAGACTTGATGAAAAAGAAGTAGTAATCAACGCAAAAAATAACAGTGAAAATATTGAAATAATTGCCCGGGAAATAATAAAGAAAATCTGA